A stretch of Bradyrhizobium sp. CCBAU 53338 DNA encodes these proteins:
- the glpX gene encoding class II fructose-bisphosphatase, with amino-acid sequence MSTHISVPPQALLERILTLEIVRVTERAAVSSARLRGHGQEKAADQAAVDAMRRELNKLPIQGTIVIGEGERDEAPMLYIGEQVGMKAGPEVDIAVDPLEGTTLCAKNMPGSIATMAMADGGTLLHAPDVYMQKLAIGPGYDKGVVELDASPADNVRRLAKAKGVKPDGITVLVLDRPRHASIIESVRSTGAAVRLITDGDVAGVIHCADPDNTGVDMYLGTGGAPEGVLAAVALRCIGGQMQCRLILDSDEKRERAAKMGVNDPKMIYGIEDMARGDCLFAATGVTTGSLLSGVKFRKDGVIETETVVMRSVTGTVRYIKAEHRELAKFHLD; translated from the coding sequence ATGTCGACCCATATTTCAGTGCCGCCGCAGGCGTTGCTCGAGCGTATTCTCACGCTGGAGATCGTACGTGTGACGGAACGGGCGGCGGTGTCGTCGGCGCGGCTGCGCGGGCATGGGCAGGAGAAGGCGGCCGACCAGGCCGCCGTCGACGCCATGCGCCGCGAGCTCAACAAGCTGCCGATCCAGGGCACCATCGTGATCGGCGAGGGCGAGCGCGACGAGGCGCCGATGCTCTATATCGGCGAGCAGGTCGGCATGAAGGCGGGCCCCGAGGTCGATATCGCGGTCGACCCGCTCGAAGGCACCACGCTGTGCGCCAAGAACATGCCGGGTTCGATTGCTACCATGGCGATGGCTGACGGCGGCACGCTGCTGCATGCCCCCGACGTCTACATGCAGAAGCTCGCCATCGGTCCGGGCTACGACAAGGGCGTCGTCGAGCTCGACGCGAGCCCTGCCGACAACGTCCGCCGCCTCGCCAAGGCCAAGGGCGTCAAGCCCGACGGTATTACGGTTCTCGTGCTCGACCGTCCGCGCCATGCCAGCATCATCGAGAGCGTGCGCTCGACGGGAGCGGCCGTGCGCCTCATCACCGACGGCGACGTCGCCGGCGTGATCCACTGCGCCGACCCCGACAACACCGGCGTCGACATGTATCTCGGCACCGGCGGCGCGCCGGAAGGCGTGCTCGCTGCGGTCGCGCTACGTTGCATCGGCGGCCAGATGCAGTGCCGGCTGATCCTGGATTCCGACGAGAAGCGCGAGCGCGCGGCCAAGATGGGCGTCAACGATCCCAAGATGATCTACGGCATCGAGGACATGGCCCGCGGCGACTGCCTGTTCGCCGCCACGGGCGTCACGACCGGTTCACTGCTGTCGGGCGTCAAATTCCGCAAGGACGGCGTGATCGAGACCGAGACCGTGGTGATGCGCTCCGTCACCGGCACCGTGCGCTACATCAAGGCCGAGCACCGCGAGCTCGCGAAGTTCCACCTGGACTAG
- a CDS encoding homoserine dehydrogenase codes for MVAPLKVGIAGLGTVGAEVVRLIETQARVLAGRSGRGIRVVAVTARSKAKKRGIDLRGVEWVRDPLALATHPGIDCFVELMGGAGDPALSAVEAALNAGKSVVTANKALLAKHGIKLAKAAEKHGGALNFEAAVGAAIPVIKTLREGLAGTGINRVYGILNGTCNYILTRMEQEGLSFAECLKDAQRLGYAEANPSFDVDGHDTAQKLAILASLAFGTKVAQGAVYVEGISSIAPEDLRAAADLGYRVKLLGVAVRTAKGIEQRVHPTMVPKTSSIAQVMGVTNAVTIDGEGIPPITLVGPGAGGAATASAVVADIADVARGIRANPFGRPIAHLRDTRKAPMERHEGGYYIRLLARDFPGTAAAIATRLAEQKISIESIVQRHPNGGAAPADGKAVPVPVILITYATHEDAVRRALAAVQKDKVISGRPQVIRIEKN; via the coding sequence ATGGTTGCACCCCTGAAAGTGGGCATAGCGGGGCTCGGCACCGTGGGCGCCGAAGTTGTCCGTTTGATTGAAACACAGGCGCGCGTGCTCGCGGGCCGCAGCGGCCGCGGTATTCGGGTCGTTGCCGTTACCGCGCGCTCGAAGGCCAAGAAGCGCGGTATCGATCTGCGCGGCGTCGAATGGGTGAGGGATCCGCTTGCGCTCGCTACGCATCCCGGCATTGACTGCTTCGTCGAGCTGATGGGCGGCGCCGGCGACCCCGCGCTCTCCGCCGTCGAAGCCGCGCTCAACGCCGGCAAGTCTGTCGTCACCGCCAACAAGGCACTGCTCGCCAAGCACGGAATCAAGCTCGCCAAGGCCGCCGAAAAGCATGGCGGTGCGCTGAATTTCGAGGCAGCCGTCGGCGCCGCGATCCCTGTCATCAAGACCTTGCGCGAAGGTCTTGCCGGAACCGGCATCAATCGCGTCTACGGCATCCTCAACGGCACCTGCAATTACATCCTGACCCGGATGGAGCAGGAGGGCCTGTCGTTCGCCGAGTGTCTCAAGGATGCGCAGCGGCTCGGCTATGCCGAGGCCAACCCGTCCTTCGACGTCGACGGTCACGACACCGCACAAAAGCTCGCCATTCTCGCCAGCCTTGCCTTCGGCACGAAAGTTGCTCAAGGCGCAGTGTATGTCGAAGGCATCTCCTCCATCGCGCCGGAAGATCTTCGCGCGGCCGCCGATCTCGGCTACCGCGTCAAGCTGCTCGGCGTTGCCGTTCGCACCGCCAAGGGCATCGAGCAGCGCGTGCACCCGACCATGGTTCCCAAGACATCCTCGATCGCGCAGGTGATGGGTGTCACCAATGCGGTTACGATCGATGGTGAGGGCATTCCGCCGATCACGCTGGTCGGTCCGGGCGCAGGCGGCGCTGCAACCGCATCCGCCGTCGTCGCCGACATCGCCGATGTCGCGCGCGGCATCCGCGCCAATCCGTTCGGCCGGCCGATCGCGCATTTGCGCGACACCAGGAAGGCGCCGATGGAGCGACACGAGGGCGGCTACTACATCCGCCTATTGGCACGCGATTTCCCGGGTACTGCGGCTGCGATCGCGACCCGGCTCGCGGAGCAGAAGATTTCGATCGAGTCGATCGTGCAGCGTCACCCCAACGGCGGCGCTGCGCCGGCCGACGGCAAGGCGGTGCCCGTGCCCGTCATCCTGATCACGTACGCGACCCATGAAGACGCGGTGCGCCGCGCGCTCGCGGCCGTGCAAAAGGACAAGGTGATCAGCGGACGGCCGCAGGTCATCAGGATTGAGAAGAACTGA
- a CDS encoding LL-diaminopimelate aminotransferase — MEDFYRIRRLPPYVFEQVNRAKAAARNAGADIIDLGMGNPDLPAPPHVLEKLKETLGKPRTDRYSASRGIPGLRRAQAAYYARRFGVKLNPDTQVVATLGSKEGFANVAQAITAPGDVILCPNPSYPIHAFGFLMAGGVIRSVPSEPTPQFFEAVERAIVHSIPKPLALVVCYPSNPTAYVASLDFYKDLVAFAKKHEILILSDLAYAEVYFDENNPPPSVLQVPGAIDVTVEFTSMSKTYSMAGWRMGFAVGNERVIAALARVKSYLDYGAFTPVQVAATAALNGPDDCIKEMRDTYRKRRDALVESFGRAGWEIPPPEASMFAWVPLPEAFRSVGSMQFATLMVEKSGVAVSPGVGFGEHGEGYVRIAMVENEQRIRQAARGVRRFLESGIETLHNVVPLANRR, encoded by the coding sequence ATGGAAGATTTTTACCGCATCCGCCGCCTTCCGCCTTACGTGTTCGAGCAGGTCAACCGGGCCAAGGCGGCCGCGCGGAATGCCGGCGCCGACATCATCGATCTCGGCATGGGCAATCCCGATCTGCCGGCGCCCCCGCACGTGCTGGAGAAGCTCAAGGAGACCCTGGGCAAGCCGCGCACCGACCGCTACTCGGCGTCCCGCGGCATCCCCGGCCTGCGCCGGGCCCAGGCCGCCTATTACGCCCGCCGCTTCGGCGTGAAGCTCAACCCCGACACCCAGGTGGTGGCGACGCTGGGCTCGAAGGAAGGCTTTGCAAACGTGGCCCAGGCGATCACCGCCCCTGGTGACGTCATCCTCTGTCCGAACCCGAGCTACCCGATCCACGCCTTCGGCTTCTTGATGGCGGGCGGCGTGATCCGTTCGGTGCCCTCGGAGCCGACGCCGCAATTCTTCGAAGCGGTGGAGCGGGCGATCGTGCATTCGATCCCCAAGCCCCTCGCGCTTGTGGTCTGCTATCCGTCGAACCCGACCGCCTATGTCGCGAGCCTCGACTTCTACAAGGACCTCGTCGCTTTCGCGAAGAAGCACGAGATCCTGATCCTGTCTGATCTTGCCTATGCCGAGGTCTATTTCGACGAGAACAACCCGCCGCCCTCGGTGCTCCAGGTGCCGGGCGCCATCGACGTCACCGTCGAGTTCACTTCGATGTCGAAGACTTATTCGATGGCCGGCTGGCGCATGGGCTTTGCGGTCGGCAACGAGCGCGTAATCGCGGCGCTCGCCCGCGTCAAATCCTACCTCGACTATGGCGCATTCACGCCGGTGCAGGTCGCCGCGACCGCGGCGCTGAACGGCCCCGACGATTGCATCAAGGAGATGCGCGACACCTATCGCAAGCGCCGCGACGCGCTGGTGGAATCGTTCGGCCGCGCCGGCTGGGAGATTCCGCCGCCGGAAGCCTCGATGTTCGCCTGGGTGCCGCTGCCGGAAGCGTTCCGCAGCGTCGGCAGCATGCAGTTCGCGACCCTCATGGTGGAGAAATCAGGTGTCGCGGTCTCGCCCGGCGTCGGATTCGGCGAGCATGGTGAAGGATATGTCCGCATCGCCATGGTGGAAAACGAGCAACGGATCAGGCAGGCCGCGCGCGGCGTGCGCCGCTTCCTTGAAAGCGGCATCGAAACGTTGCACAACGTCGTTCCGCTCGCCAACAGGCGCTAA
- a CDS encoding alpha/beta hydrolase, with the protein MSTATTDTPTSKPETKFNAEAFAMNVARAMESGGKALAAYLKPRESGEVQDRPPAELTEVVKTFTSVAEYWLSDQSRASDLQTKLAKDYLDLWGSAARRMAGQEAQPAIAPSPRDKRFADPEWKSNQFFDFVMQLYLLTAKWAQELVNDAELDPATRRKAEFYVQQVTNAISPSNFVLTNPEVLRETVASSGENLARGLTMLAEDISAGKGMLKIRQSNPDNMVVGVNMATTPGKVIYQNEMMQLIQYAPTTEKVLRTPLLIIPPWINKFYILDLKPEKSYIKWCVDQGITVFVISWVNPDKKLGGKSWEDYMKEGPLTAMDVIEKVTGEMKVHTAGYCVGGTMLATTLAWLAEKRRQRVTSATFFAAQVDFTHAGDLLVFVDEEQIAALEQDMKTSGVLEGSKMAMAFNMLRSNDLIWSYVVSNYLKGQQPSAFDLLHWNSDATRMTQANHSYYLRNCYLENRLSTGTMVLDNTLLDLSKVKVPVYNLATREDHIAPAESVLYGSQFFGGPVKYVLSGSGHIAGVVNPPASNKYQYWTNDNIKDVNVAQWMKGAVEHKGSWWPDWREWLGGLDPEEVPARSVGTEALPPIEDAPGSYVRVRA; encoded by the coding sequence ATGAGTACCGCCACGACCGACACGCCCACCTCAAAGCCCGAAACGAAGTTCAATGCGGAAGCCTTCGCGATGAATGTCGCGCGGGCGATGGAGAGCGGCGGCAAGGCGCTCGCCGCGTATCTGAAGCCGCGCGAAAGCGGCGAGGTGCAGGACCGTCCGCCGGCCGAGCTCACCGAGGTGGTGAAGACCTTCACCTCGGTCGCTGAATATTGGCTGTCGGACCAGTCGCGTGCGTCCGACCTCCAGACCAAGCTCGCCAAGGACTATCTCGATCTCTGGGGCTCGGCGGCGCGGCGAATGGCCGGCCAGGAGGCGCAACCCGCGATCGCGCCCTCGCCGCGCGACAAGCGCTTTGCCGATCCGGAATGGAAGTCGAACCAGTTCTTCGATTTCGTGATGCAGCTCTATCTGCTCACGGCTAAATGGGCGCAGGAGCTCGTGAACGACGCCGAGCTCGACCCGGCGACCCGCCGCAAGGCGGAGTTCTATGTGCAGCAGGTCACCAACGCGATCTCGCCGTCGAACTTCGTGCTGACCAATCCCGAGGTGCTGCGCGAGACCGTTGCCAGCAGCGGCGAGAACCTCGCGCGCGGCCTGACCATGCTGGCGGAGGACATCTCCGCCGGCAAGGGCATGCTGAAGATCCGCCAGTCCAACCCGGACAACATGGTCGTCGGCGTCAACATGGCGACGACGCCGGGCAAGGTGATCTACCAGAACGAGATGATGCAGCTGATCCAGTATGCGCCAACCACGGAGAAGGTGCTGCGCACGCCGCTGCTGATCATTCCGCCCTGGATCAACAAATTCTACATCCTCGATCTCAAGCCGGAGAAATCCTACATCAAGTGGTGCGTCGATCAGGGCATCACCGTGTTCGTGATCTCATGGGTCAATCCCGACAAGAAGCTCGGCGGCAAGAGCTGGGAAGACTACATGAAGGAAGGCCCGCTCACGGCGATGGACGTGATCGAGAAGGTCACCGGCGAGATGAAGGTTCACACCGCCGGCTATTGCGTCGGCGGCACCATGCTCGCGACCACGCTGGCCTGGCTCGCCGAGAAGCGGCGCCAGCGCGTGACCTCGGCGACCTTCTTTGCCGCACAGGTCGACTTCACCCATGCCGGCGATCTCCTCGTCTTCGTCGACGAGGAGCAGATCGCAGCGCTCGAGCAGGACATGAAGACATCGGGCGTGCTCGAAGGCTCCAAGATGGCGATGGCCTTCAACATGCTGCGCTCGAACGACCTGATCTGGTCCTACGTGGTCAGCAACTATCTGAAGGGCCAGCAGCCGAGCGCGTTCGACCTGCTGCACTGGAATTCCGATGCGACGCGGATGACGCAGGCGAACCATTCCTACTACTTGCGCAACTGCTACCTGGAGAACCGGCTGTCGACCGGCACGATGGTGCTCGACAACACCCTGCTCGACCTCTCCAAGGTCAAGGTGCCCGTCTACAACCTCGCCACGCGCGAGGATCACATCGCGCCGGCGGAGTCCGTGCTTTACGGTTCGCAATTCTTCGGCGGGCCCGTGAAATACGTGCTGTCAGGCTCGGGCCACATCGCCGGCGTCGTCAATCCGCCGGCGTCGAACAAGTACCAGTACTGGACCAACGACAACATCAAGGACGTCAACGTCGCCCAGTGGATGAAGGGCGCGGTGGAGCACAAGGGCTCGTGGTGGCCGGACTGGCGCGAATGGCTGGGCGGGCTCGATCCGGAGGAAGTGCCGGCGCGTAGCGTCGGCACCGAGGCGCTGCCCCCGATCGAGGATGCCCCCGGCAGCTACGTCAGGGTTCGCGCGTAG
- a CDS encoding MAPEG family protein, with translation MTRELFWLTCTVIFTGILWVPYILDRCQVRGLSGAMANPSRGDKPQSPWATRLMFAHDNAVENLVIFAPLVLILNAIDYSSKWTVLACAVYFWSRVAHLIVYAMGLPVFRTLAFVVGFAAQAVLALAIFKVL, from the coding sequence ATGACGCGCGAATTGTTCTGGCTGACCTGTACGGTGATCTTCACTGGCATCCTGTGGGTCCCCTACATTCTCGACCGTTGCCAGGTCCGCGGCCTCTCCGGCGCGATGGCCAACCCCTCGCGCGGCGACAAGCCCCAATCGCCGTGGGCGACGCGCCTGATGTTCGCACACGACAACGCGGTCGAGAACCTCGTGATCTTCGCACCGCTGGTGCTGATCCTGAACGCGATCGACTATTCCTCGAAATGGACCGTGCTCGCCTGCGCGGTCTATTTCTGGTCGCGCGTCGCCCATCTCATCGTCTACGCAATGGGACTACCGGTGTTCCGCACCCTCGCCTTCGTCGTCGGCTTTGCCGCCCAGGCCGTGCTGGCGCTGGCGATCTTCAAGGTGCTCTAA
- a CDS encoding IS630 family transposase (programmed frameshift), which translates to MGKPYSLDLRKRVVAAIEGGMSRNRAAKQFGVAISTAIGWMKRVDKTGSVEPGQIGGYKPKAISGEHAIWLSQRIKDGDFTIRGLVAELSGRGLKVDYHSVWDFVHAEKLSFKKSVAAGERDRPEVARRRAQWAKYQGRVEAERLVFIDETWTRTDMAPLRGWAPRGHRLHAKVPHGRWKTMTFLAALRHDRIDAPWFIEGPIDGVSFRTYVEKVLQPVLRPGDIVILDNLGSHRSKAVRQLIRSVGAKLFFLPKYSPDLNPIEQVFAKLKHLVRKAAARTVDTVCAAIGHALDAFTSEECANYLKNSGYRT; encoded by the exons ATGGGCAAGCCGTATTCTCTGGATCTTCGCAAGCGCGTGGTGGCGGCAATCGAGGGCGGGATGTCCCGCAATCGAGCCGCCAAGCAGTTTGGGGTGGCGATCAGCACGGCCATCGGCTGGATGAAGCGGGTCGATAAGACCGGCAGCGTCGAGCCTGGCCAGATCGGTGGCTACAAGCCGAAGGCAATTTCGGGCGAGCACGCGATCTGGCTGTCGCAGCGGATCAAGGACGGCGATTTCACCATACGGGGTCTCGTCGCCGAGCTTAGCGGACGCGGCCTGAAGGTCGACTACCACTCGGTGTGGGACTTCGTGCATGCCGAGAAGCTCAGCTTC AAAAAAAGCGTGGCGGCTGGCGAACGCGATCGACCGGAGGTCGCACGGCGGCGAGCCCAGTGGGCAAAGTATCAAGGTCGCGTCGAAGCTGAGCGGCTCGTCTTCATCGACGAGACCTGGACCAGGACCGATATGGCCCCCCTGCGGGGCTGGGCGCCGCGCGGGCACAGACTTCACGCCAAGGTTCCCCACGGCCGCTGGAAGACCATGACTTTCCTGGCGGCCCTGCGCCATGACCGGATTGATGCGCCATGGTTCATCGAGGGGCCGATCGATGGCGTGAGCTTTCGCACCTATGTCGAGAAGGTTCTTCAGCCCGTTCTGCGACCCGGCGATATCGTCATCCTGGATAACCTCGGCAGCCACCGGAGCAAAGCAGTTCGCCAGCTCATCCGTTCGGTCGGCGCCAAGCTCTTCTTCCTGCCAAAATACTCGCCCGACCTGAACCCGATCGAACAGGTCTTCGCCAAGCTCAAGCACCTCGTCCGCAAAGCTGCCGCGCGAACCGTCGACACCGTCTGCGCCGCAATCGGCCACGCACTCGATGCCTTCACATCCGAGGAATGCGCCAACTACCTGAAAAACTCAGGCTATCGAACTTAA